A DNA window from Oryzias latipes chromosome 5, ASM223467v1 contains the following coding sequences:
- the LOC101169283 gene encoding matrix remodeling-associated protein 8 isoform X1 translates to MKNKEIVVQFLLLVHIFAAFFFSAASCQSDSSSSSVVVAGYNMAVHAGSTMVLQCVSGRMVWTRDRVRDRQRVVHWDMYRDYPDYAMERVVDMFSAGDQRMYNSYNLGRVSLNPTAFKDGNFSLVIKDVTLNDRGLYSCNLHHIYCHLQETVRIQLNVTKSRRKEQRFWDGQKVVYVVLLGSTVVLPCINRRTVWIDSSNEEDQQVVHWDRQSPGVGQDHADRLVDLYASGEQRSYGPLFLQRKMNISNQAFAVGDFSLTIRDVQPTDQGMYSCHLHHHYCGLHERREFQVKVQPLTESKESAKALPAEEKDSTKAESPQVINVILPDQRHQSVLPLAYMLTSLLLLAFIILIIIFIMRRLRAKDLHPLSSMGHSSSDGCEMDVTEVNVCTQEERRFDYKNNLLKEKVRANSPPKVIDLDEEMLKFSK, encoded by the exons tttttgcagccTTTTTCTTCTCTGCAG CCTCATGTCAgtctgacagcagcagcagcagtgtggTGGTGGCTGGCTACAATATGGCGGTCCACGCTGGCTCCACCATGGTGCTGCAGTGTGTCAGCGGGCGCATGGTTTGGACCAGGGACAGGGTGAGGGACAGACAGAGGGTGGTGCACTGGGACATGTATCGAGATTATCCGGACTATGCCATGGAGAGGGTGGTGGATATGTTTTCCGCAGGTGATCAGAGGATGTACAACTCTTACAACCTGGGCAGGGTCTCCCTCAACCCGACAGCCTTCAAGGATGGAAACTTCTCATTGGTCATCAAAG ATGTTACCCTGAATGACAGAGGCTTATACTCTTGTAACCTCCACCACATTTACTGCCACCTGCAAGAGACAGTCAGAATCCAGCTCAATGTCACTAAATCCC GTCGTAAAGAGCAGCGCTTCTGGGACGGGCAGAAGGTCGTGTACGTGGTGTTGCTCGGGAGCACCGTGGTGTTGCCCTGCATCAACAGACGGACTGTCTGGATAGACTCAAGCAATGAAGAAGACCAACAG GTGGTCCACTGGGACCGCCAGTCCCCAGGAGTCGGACAGGACCACGCAGATCGACTGGTCGACCTGTACGCCTCTGGAGAGCAGCGAAGCTACGGACCTCTGTTCCTACAGAGGAAGATGAACATCAGCAATCAAGCCTTTGCAGTGGGAGACTTCTCCCTCACAATAAGAGATGTTCAG cCCACAGACCAGGGGATGTATTCCTGCCACCTTCACCATCATTACTGTGGTCTTCATGAGAGACGGGAGTtccaggtcaaagttcaaccgtTAACCGAGTCTAAAGAGTCCGCCAAAGCCCTGCCTGCCGAAGAGAAAG ACTCAACTAAAGCAGAGTCACCTCAGGTCATCAATGTCATCTTACCTGACCAAAGACACCAGTCTGTCCTACCACTGGCCTACATGCTCACCTCCCTTCTCCTGCTGGCATTCATCAtactcatcatcatcttcattatGCGACGACTTAGAGCTAAAG atttaCATCCGCTGTCATCAATGGG TCACAGCAGCTCAGACGGGTGTGAGATGGACGTCACTGAGGTGAACGTCTGCACTCAGGAGGAGAGAAGGTTTG ACTACAAAAACAATCTGCTAAAGGAAAAGGTCAGAGCGAACTCTCCGCCTAAAGTCATTGATCTTGACGAAG AGATGCTGAAGTTCTCAAAGTGA
- the LOC101169283 gene encoding matrix remodeling-associated protein 8 isoform X2, which yields MKNKEIVVQFLLLVHIFAAFFFSAASCQSDSSSSSVVVAGYNMAVHAGSTMVLQCVSGRMVWTRDRVRDRQRVVHWDMYRDYPDYAMERVVDMFSAGDQRMYNSYNLGRVSLNPTAFKDGNFSLVIKDVTLNDRGLYSCNLHHIYCHLQETVRIQLNVTKSRRKEQRFWDGQKVVYVVLLGSTVVLPCINRRTVWIDSSNEEDQQVVHWDRQSPGVGQDHADRLVDLYASGEQRSYGPLFLQRKMNISNQAFAVGDFSLTIRDVQPTDQGMYSCHLHHHYCGLHERREFQVKVQPLTESKESAKALPAEEKDLHPLSSMGHSSSDGCEMDVTEVNVCTQEERRFDYKNNLLKEKVRANSPPKVIDLDEEMLKFSK from the exons tttttgcagccTTTTTCTTCTCTGCAG CCTCATGTCAgtctgacagcagcagcagcagtgtggTGGTGGCTGGCTACAATATGGCGGTCCACGCTGGCTCCACCATGGTGCTGCAGTGTGTCAGCGGGCGCATGGTTTGGACCAGGGACAGGGTGAGGGACAGACAGAGGGTGGTGCACTGGGACATGTATCGAGATTATCCGGACTATGCCATGGAGAGGGTGGTGGATATGTTTTCCGCAGGTGATCAGAGGATGTACAACTCTTACAACCTGGGCAGGGTCTCCCTCAACCCGACAGCCTTCAAGGATGGAAACTTCTCATTGGTCATCAAAG ATGTTACCCTGAATGACAGAGGCTTATACTCTTGTAACCTCCACCACATTTACTGCCACCTGCAAGAGACAGTCAGAATCCAGCTCAATGTCACTAAATCCC GTCGTAAAGAGCAGCGCTTCTGGGACGGGCAGAAGGTCGTGTACGTGGTGTTGCTCGGGAGCACCGTGGTGTTGCCCTGCATCAACAGACGGACTGTCTGGATAGACTCAAGCAATGAAGAAGACCAACAG GTGGTCCACTGGGACCGCCAGTCCCCAGGAGTCGGACAGGACCACGCAGATCGACTGGTCGACCTGTACGCCTCTGGAGAGCAGCGAAGCTACGGACCTCTGTTCCTACAGAGGAAGATGAACATCAGCAATCAAGCCTTTGCAGTGGGAGACTTCTCCCTCACAATAAGAGATGTTCAG cCCACAGACCAGGGGATGTATTCCTGCCACCTTCACCATCATTACTGTGGTCTTCATGAGAGACGGGAGTtccaggtcaaagttcaaccgtTAACCGAGTCTAAAGAGTCCGCCAAAGCCCTGCCTGCCGAAGAGAAAG atttaCATCCGCTGTCATCAATGGG TCACAGCAGCTCAGACGGGTGTGAGATGGACGTCACTGAGGTGAACGTCTGCACTCAGGAGGAGAGAAGGTTTG ACTACAAAAACAATCTGCTAAAGGAAAAGGTCAGAGCGAACTCTCCGCCTAAAGTCATTGATCTTGACGAAG AGATGCTGAAGTTCTCAAAGTGA